TTAGCTCTCAACGACGCTTTTCAATCAAATACTTTTAGATTCTTTTTAGTACGATAATAATTTAATCTATCATGAGGAAAAACATACAATTTGTGATTCATTCTAGCCTAGCAATAGGATTTGTtacttaatgttttgtccgccGCTGTACATCGTTGCTATTTACGTGGCCAAACTTAAGACTGATGCTCACGAACGGCGGTTTTCTATCTAATTGACGTAGCATGAATCGGAGTTTATTCTTGAACAGAATTTTGCAAGATTTTCGCAAAACAGCGAATTGAAACAATGCAGTTACACTTCATTTCCATCTTTATATAAACGGTTCCCGCTATTCATTTTAGTTCTTCACTGGAGCATCCTGTCCTGCCTGAATTCCACCCGTGGTTCCAGTACCACTCTTGGGCAGGAATCCATTTTCATCGGCTCGATAATTGACCCAATATGTTTGTCCATCGGGAGCTACAAAGGTGTAAGCTCCTTCAACCGCCAGAATCTTCGCCCCGCCGCTTACATCCCTTGGAGCTCCCAGCTCGGAGAATATCTGCTTATTACTCTGTTCGTAGCTGCAAGTATCATGGTTAGCTCTATAATTCAATTCGAATAAAATATTGTACTAACTTACGTAAACTTATAACCCGCCTCGTTGTTGTTGTCGGAATTGTACCGAACCAAAGCGATTCCGTTGGGATCATCATTCAGATTCTTCAGAGGAGGAGCAGCAAGAATTGCTCCCACTGAAATGACACAAACTAACACAAACTTCATCATATTGATTCCTGTCCTGTACATCAGAGACCGTTAGAATGCGAATGCTGCATCTGATCTGAGAGTACGCCGATTATATACCACCCGAAATGGTTTCCACCGTTAAAGAAACTCTGTTCTTTAATGTTTATGTTGGCAATTCGTGTCCGATCCTTGGTTTCTTGTTGACAAATGATGACCTCGAGTCACCCGATCAAATTCAAATATCTTAGAACTATTGTTGGAACATTGTATCATCTGCACGCTAATCACTGGGAAAATATTGAACCGCTCAAGGACGCCCACATTAAGCGTGTGCATCCGCAAAGCTCAACCGTTAGATCATACATTAATTCAATGTCAATTTTCCCCCgtcaattgaacaaaaaattacCCATATTATTACCAGCTTGACTGATTCGCCTTTTACACCTGTTTTTCGGTTCCCACAAAGTCCCCTCTCCAAACGACGCTGCATTCCCGTTCCGTATCGTAGGGTTTTAACTCCTGCGAGAAAGCACATGCTCAACTTCCCTTTCGTTCCAAGTGGATGAGCCAAATTCGTGTGActcaacaaaagaaaaaaaaacgcaccaGAGAGCGACTGAACATTCTGCGTGGTCATCATTGCTCGTTTGCCctaatttattattttcaaatttgcatttACACTTTCTTTCAGGTGCACCACACGAGTTTCGGAGGATCACAACTGCAAAGTGACATCAAGTGGAACCTGCCATATGTTCGGCAGGTTGCTCCGCGCTGTGGGAATCGAATGCCCCCCTCCTGTAGTATAAACAGTGCGGAAAAGTTATGCTCTTTGAggatgagttttttcattgagaAAAGTTTCTGTTTATTTTCATTAAGTAATGTTATAACCATCTGTTGCTGGGCTTAGTTTTAGAGACTAATTAGCTAACATTTCAAGATTCATGGACGGAGAAATGACCGATGAAGATGATATTCTTATTCGATCGCTTCCGGATCAAATAAAGGAACGGACGATTAGCGATAAATTGCGTACCTCCACTTCGGCCGACAGCTTGGATCTCTGTTGAAAGGGAAAATGAAACTAAAATTAAGGAATTAATTTTAAAGACCCGAACTCACCAGTTGCAGCGACTGCCTCTGTTCCTTTCTCATCAACCTTGATGAAGGACATCTGTTTGACCTCACCAAGGCGTGACTTATCTCTCGCCAATATATTCAAATCCAACTTCTCAAACATCGCCTTCAAACCCATCTCCTTCAGCTGCTCCTTGGCATCCAACTTCATTCGCATCGTAAATTTAGGAATCGTTACCGTCGCTTTTGTCGAACGAAGCGAGCTATCCAACGCAATGTACATATCAAGACTCAAGCGCTGAACAACCTGCTCCAATGTGTGTTCTTCAGTTGGCAGAATGAGCACCATCGAAAGGTCTGTGTCCTCCGAGTACTCCAACTCCACAGCGTAACAGTGATTTTCTGCGTCCAACGTGTAAGGGAAGTCACCCTCCAAATACATCATGTCCGCGTCATGATCACCGTTGACAAAGTGAAACGTAGTCTTCTCCGTATGGGTGGGATCGAATGGCACCCTCCAGGATGCGCTCAACGCCACAACATTCAACAGCATCAGATCGTTATCGTCCCGTACGTCTCCAGCGTCCATGAACTCCTTTATCAGTCCACCCGTTGCTTGATCAACCCAGGCGTTAACCGAGCGCACCACTTGTTCCGCTTCCGTGAAATCTGCGGACTCAACTTCTGCACCGAACTGGCCATGCAACAGAGGAATCACATCCGGTTTGAGCTTCGCATTGGTGTGGTAAATCTTAGAGCGTGTTTTAAGGGCATCCGCGTTTTTGTTGCTATCCTGGCCGGCGGCCAACCAATTGCGGAGATCATCGGCAGCTTTCGACTTGTCAGTGGGAAGGTAGAGATGCTTTTGCATCTCTGGTGTTACCTTTTCCCCGGCTAGTTGGTAAAACATGGACAGGGAGGAGTGGATCGAAAGTGGTGACAGAATGGCATTCTCTGACGGGTTGTAGGCTTTCTTGAAGAAGTCGAAACCGAACCGGGTGGAGGAGGTTGTGAAATCTGAAATATTGGATTGAATTTTTATAGCGGTCAAATGCTAAAGCTTTAATACATCACGTACCTGAGAGTTCCGCTTGGGCTCCAGCGATAACGAGTGCCGTGAGTATTAGCAGTAGCTTCGCCATTCTAGCCTCGCCTAAACGATGTGTACACCGGAGAGATTGCAATAAGACTGATTCGGATGAATTTCTAGCGATTCGAATTCGAGCTTGTATGGTTTTATTGATAACGTTTAAATAACATGTTAAAATAAACCGTTATGTGATTTATTCGACCTTGTTACGAAGCAGAGAGTATTAGATAACAAACGGGTCTGTGTCATTTAAAATGCACTGTTTCTTACTtctaaaatatttcgaaaatagAAAACTAACAAAACCGGCgtacttcgtcctgcccaaaattgttttattttattcaaacagTTCAGTGCTTTCACGTTCTCTTGATTTTTTTACCGTACATTCGCCACTCGAGTTTCAATGAGGGATTGGGAGAAATACCCCTAATTTCTTCGTTTTGTTGACAAGATGTGGACGTAGAAGAAAGCTCTCTAACCAACGAACACggtcaaggaaaaaaaaacatgaaaaatttggGTTAATCCCACCGACTGCTTCGTGATTCATTGTTGGTTATtggaagaacaagaacaagaacaagaacaaaaacaagaacaagaacaagaacaagaacaagaacaagaacaagaacaagaacaagaacaagaacaagaacaagaacaagaacaagaacaagaacaagaacaagaacaagaacaagaacaagaacaagaacaagaacaagaacaagaacaagaacaagaacaagaacaagaacaagaacaagaacaagaactagaagaactagaagaactagaagaactagaagaactagaagaactagaagaactagaagaactagaagaactagaagaactagaagaactagaagaactagaagaactagaagaactagaagaactagaagaactagaagaactagaagaactagaagaactagaagaactagaagaactagaagaactagaagaactagaagaactagaagaactagaagaactagaagaactagaagaactagaagaactagaagaactagaagaactagaagaactagaagaactagaagaactagaagaactagaagaactagaagaactagaagaactagaagaactagaagaactagaagaactagaagaactagaagaactagaagaactagaagaactagaagaactagaagaactagaagaactagaagaactagaagaactagaagaactagaagaactagaagaactagaagaactagaagaactagaagaactagaagaactagaagaactagaagaactagaagaactagaagaactagaagaactagaagaactagaagaactagaagaactagaagaactagaagaactagaagaactagaagaactagaagaactagaagaactagaagaactagaagaactagaagaactagaagaactagaagaactagaagaactagaagaactagaagaactagaagaactagaagaactagaagaactagaagaactagaagaactagaagaactagaagaactagaagaactagaagaactagaagaactagaagaactagaagaactagaagaactagaagaactagaagaactagaagaactagaagaactagaagaactagaagaactagaagaactagaagaactagaagaactagaagaactagaagaactagaagaactagaagaactagaagaactagaagaactagaagaactagaagaactagaagaactagaagaactagaagaactagaagaactagaagaactagaagaactagaagaactagaaaaactagaaaaaacaGAACAGGAAGAACAAGAAAACACAACAAGAACAGTAGAAAagaaaagtcacagaagggttgtgtccgagacacggccgcctagttgacgtaggatactgttaggctatctgttgattttggatatgttggaaaaattacatcggtaaactctttgtttatgattttgtggttctgaaaagGGCGTTTTGGTTTGAttgttcggtattgtttgttcactccaccagtgtttaccgagttatGATGATAGAAGTATGGTaagcagtcgttggatggtgcgtatcagatgaaagatgccgaagtggaacgaaatatgatgaaaaccgccctctgcgatcctagacgagatgcgttctgtgttatgtatggatgaaataaagaaaaaaaaactcaccaatgtaatataagatcatgaccaataccgaacacaactatcaatttttttcatcagtaaaaacatgttactttaatatagagaaaacatatttgaaatggaaaaggtaattttcttttataatttttactttgtgagtgtttattcaacccaatgcgaattttaattgacaCCTATACTATGCTATATGTAGAGcgtatgggaaatcacttttttcactttccaattttttctcgccgtataaactttccttgggtgaaaacgaacacaacaaaacagacagctaaaACCGTTCTCGAAccggaacacaccttggtttttatttatgaaaattgaaataaatcgattcatatatcaagtcatttttaacacaactgctaccataaacaattttacacctacacttgtgctaaatttttcacaatacacgatcacaCGGTATCACATTGATATGAAttttcacgaagcaatcaacattaaagttccaaatttaaattttatttgctagaattaatcgtatcactcaccttacttgcaataaaaaaatgcttggttttgatgtctctgttagggaaccgccgcatgtgtcgtcaatttcgaccaacaATGATGATGAACTTGCTCTTTGAGCTGTATACTTGTTTGGGATttcaaaactgtaaaaaaaaatactatgggTTTTTTGTAAAAGAAACAACTGGAAATTTCGGATTAGATCCACTTTTTTCAacaataacgtttgcattaaaaaaatgggctgTTTTCAGATAGTGATAAAAAAATTCTACGTCCTTGCGAGTGGCCTTCCAGCAGTTAGCCGACACATTcaccatggcggacgaaaagaTGCGAGTAGGCATGTtcagacgtaggactacgtctttcatttctataccggggtgtgaaatcaaagtttcgaaaacgaaagcgttacgtcgaagaccgagattttgagcgttaatacctcttaaacaactgaacgaaatggtatgataaaaacttcattcgaaagataaaatgtctacgcgttatatacttgctactttttgatccaagaacttgtttcaatagccttaaaattgttttcaaaacacgctattgaaatcaccaatcggtatataagcgagcgccgctcggaaatccactcagttataattgaacagcgattggagcatattgtcgctgttgtggtgaagctcttcgtttatcatgaaagcgcggatgaacgctgACACCaaaagcctgtttgtgcaccttaggccagaagggaatccatcaggaggagagtgatgccacaaacggttccccgggaagacatcggagcagccgccacacaaatacatacacacgcggaactcttcgtttggatgccattcagcatcgagaaaactCCGGAAacatctaatcgttgctgaaaaataatctgccagttcccctgggaattgaaaaatacattcatgcgaaagggtttattttaatgttttctatccatgtaacactgtgaccaaatatttttcaatcaagtgttattaacaggtagttatcgagttagcattaaccactggtaggcttcgatgaaaatctggaaaaatctaatcgttgctgaaaaataatctgccggttcccctgggaattgaaaaattcatgtgaaagagtttattttaatgttttctattcatataatgctgcgaccaaatacaattggttttgtgatttttcaatcaagtgcaatcaacaggtggttatcgagttagcattaaccactagtggacttcgagaagaatcgagaagtatccggaaagatgtcatcgttgctgcaaaataatctgccagttccccttgggattgaaaattacattcaagcgaaagagtttattataatgttttctatccatataatactgcgaccacaaacatttggttttgtgatttgtcaatcaagtgcagttagcagaaaagcttctgaagattattcttcagaacaaggttttttgtatccaatattggatgcataaaaccttgtgcctccaacgtaacgctctcgttttcgaagtcccccaaatattaatttattcattcattcagaatagatttagattcaacttcaaacaaatgatctctaaatcaacgatagtcctacgtcacccttgcggttataccatagatataacccacttcctgtttttgagttctttctttgttttatttatcaattcctacacagttttcgcgacaaaattgttggagtagatctcaCGCTTTAGGTTTGgtcagaaattctcgatggaacGCAGCTGGaggacgttgggcgggttcgcagacttgggtaccacatcgatatttaGCCACTttatctcctctaacgatcgcttcgagtagtgggccgacgccagatccaGCCAGAaccgcgtcttcgcccttatggtatttcttgatgaacgaccaAACTTCTGGTAGGCACTTGGtgctataaatttccccgttcacggccagtcaGGAGCtgaacaaaagtggcttcgacatccccttctcgctgattgtcagccacagcaataccctcttggggaacttggcgtgtgaaataaacttcacttcgtaGGTTACTTCCTTCATGGGGAAGTAAAAaaacgaagtgccctgcctgtcGTTGCCATCCTTGGTGAGATAGGTCTCAttgtccatcaccaccgccacttcgcgattcgccgggaaaatcgacttgaccatcttattcaacCGCTgtcgctgcgtcattgcctgcagctctgAGACCAGTGGAcaggacttccgcttcctgacatatatgtccatgttcgccatgTACTtattcactgtttggccggttgctccgACCTCCAGCAATTTTTGCCCATTTTTCTAATGCAAACCTTGTTCGTCCCAAATGGTATCGTTTGAAAGCAACCGATAATTTTATGTGATGTTTGATTCAGTCAGCATCCagaatcactgttcattttatagcagcaGCAGAAGTCATAGTAGGCGTATCAAAAAAACTTTCGACAGCAAGTTGTTTGGAAAACCTTTATCTTATAACGTTAAACATTTCACGTTGAtcctttttgttttgaaaaagttgtgcaggatgggaaccgaaaaaaaaattattttaaacacCCACATTAAAAATCCATTAAATCATGATATGTGCTGAAACGTTTCCATAAAAGTGCATCTGTTGTTCGGATGGAGGTAGGTAGGTAGGAGGAGGTAGGCAAACTAcgactacactctgtccaactgtgatgatcttgctgttttgtgtaattgtaaaaagacaatgcttcaatttatattctagtgtgtaggtattggtgactaccatacactgcatgactgtcatatgtgtgtgtgcaagcgctgagcgtaaacgaatgtttttgtatttctcAAGTATCacgtttctataagaccagtcacattttccgttgttttagttgtgctcacggagagagaagaaagacaaatcgatacatttcaccaaaaaaatgttagtatcatagaaattgctcgtcggattgaacGATCCCATCAAATAGTGCTCAAATAGTGGACACGGTAAGTAGGAGAGAACTGCACGTACATCGAAGCTCCCTGACCGgtataagcgggaaatagctagaatagcttcgaatacctcaaaatcgcttatgcaaataaagcaatatttcaatttaaatgttactcgggtgactaTTCGCCATGTTTTAGTAAAAAATCCTAATATAAAGAGGGGCTTAAAAGGTTTAAGCgcctaatcttacaccatctcacatcagaagacgtctgagttttgccaaagctcacataaaacgacagtgggacatggtatgttatgacaaagaatgattccaaaagaatacattttgctttaTACCATAGCGAAAAGTTcctcaatgtataggttattttcactgacgaaaaaaaactcaatttggatggtcctggtgGTTTCAAACGAGTACTAGTGTGATTTACTGACGTATTTTTCAACCATAAATTTTGGTGGAGGGTCGTGGATGGTTTGGACGGGGTTATGTGCagccggaaagctcaagatagctttcacgtCATTTTGCGTGAATATCGTCACAGAAAATTCagattccagcaaaacaatgcaacTATCCATACCAGCAAGAAAACAaagcaatgcacaatggtccaggagatgcatttatgtGGAAATTAGCATATAGAACTTGacaattattctctagacaaaaactgtcttagacaaaattattactcatgatagagcgctcgtttttatgttttcaataatAGGGTGACcagaattgtcgatgaaataaaaaacctaactttcttatcttcatagatagaggtaaacatagttcgacaatattgtagcttcaattatttgagatatctttgtagaacaaagtttttctctatctcttgaaataaccgatatagcgttttttttctaagttacgttagggtcacaatgaaaaaaaactgttttttgctctaacttttatatttcaaattttacatgcaaactgtcttcgaaagacttttagagcttactaatacaaacatttttcgatgcatcacttgtcaatatctccacttcactcaaagttattgatatttcttcccaaaaaacatgctcttttcatttgttttgagaataactgcggagctctaaatgctaatttccacttaaatgcttCTCATGGATCATTGTGCAATGGATTaaagaccaaaaacttaattgttTGGACTTGCCGGCTCGctttccagacttgaatcctgttcaaAATCTTAGAGGGATTTTTGTACGCAAAATCTaaactgagggaaaacggtacatcacgattgaagagctcaaggtcgcaatttcggaagcaTGGAATagtatcgagaaatccgttcagcagaatttggtaaatagtattccaacacaacTTCtccaggttattagtcgaaatggcaagaaTTCATTTTCGCTTATAAAATTGCCAGAAAGTACTTAagaaaaccaaggttctcgtcacaaacaagacaatggatTCGAATGGATTCCGTTTTTCAAGTCTCACAAGAGTCCGGAAAAGTTTTGGCCCCAATTCCACCCAATCGGAAAATGTTGGGCAATTATCAAGCGGAAATTGAAAAAGGGTTCCAAAGTGACTAGGGAAGCTCCAGACATAAAGAGATCGTAAAATAAAAACGCCGCTGAtgttgaccaacagagagtccaaacgaaaattcatcaaaagcGTAACggaatttttttatcaatattttattccaaaataacaataaattatctgcattgtgatataaaaacatttcttttacctttaaccaattccgagatacaactggtttgTGATTTCTCGagttctaaatgaatcaagttttatATAAGTCGTGGATTAATTAACATCCAGTCGAAGCACTGATATTCTTCCAACTATTTTTTCTTCGAACATTATTGTTGAGCCATCGATGCTAGTTAAATGTTTTGATAACACGGGTCACAAGTAGGCTACAATCGGTTAATTGAAAAGTAACCAGATGACATGGAAGAAATGATATTATGTTTTACGTGAATCACGGTATTCCCAATCAACTGTAAATGAACAGCAGGAACCACTTGCTGATGATAACACACATCGAATGCGCGTTTCAAATAACGTCAAACCTATATAAATTGAACCCAGCCATGAACAGTATTCAGTCTGTAATCATCGGAACAGCGCTCGGCGCATCGGCactcaaaatttcatttttacttCTCATCTCGCTTGTTTCAGTTTTGTTCTCGCAGATTCTTGTTTTCACTTCTGCGTATTAATTTGTCTGCTTAGACATCTAGGTATTAGAAgacaatttttttcagaatatactACAGCCTCCAATCGTTTCACTCTGGACTTCTTGAAATTGGCCTACACCCAGGATCCACAAAGTAACTCAATACTGTCCCCGGTTCCACTCATCGCTTTCAATATTTTACCGCGCAGCCAATAGTAACGTTAAAGAAAGCATTCGTACCAGGCTTGGGCTGTCCCAGAACGCGGATATAAACATTAGACGCATACGGACTTTTCTAACCGATTCGAATAATGAAGCCCTCAGAATTGCTTTCAATGTTTAACATGGACAGTATGAACTCAATCGCAGCTATATTCCGGATTTGCGGCACAGATTTGGGATAGAGGTGGAAAAAGTTGACTTTCAGGAACCGCGACAGATCGCCGATGCGACAAACGTGGATCGTGGATCGTGTCACCAATGGTATGGTGAAGCATTTCCTcgatccggaaaatgtaaaaccGGAGGATAATCTGCTGATGCTGAATGTGGTATCCAAAACTAACCAGTTTCTCTAACCAATCGGGCTTCTAAGAATACACTCACCAACGATTatgaaacttttttctattcctaTGATTATTATGTTTCTATGGTATGTTTAGTCTTTTCAAATCTACGTGAATTCATGAATTTATTGAATTTACGTCAATtatttagaaatatgaaaagtAAAAACTCAGTTGACTACAAATACAAACACTTTTCTTGATAGTAATCAATATTATTTATTCTTATATCTTTAACAATACTTGTCATACCGGTAGAGGTGTTTCGCCAATCGGAAAGGCATAATTCCCTATAAACAACGGAAattgttgagattttttaatcacAGCATACACAAAGGGTCGATCTGCAGAAAAGCTAGGAGCCTCACTTCGGATCACCATCGATACAGCTTGAAGAGAATCCATCACTTAATATGTAGAACACAAAATGCCGTTTTAGTACTCACCTGATACTGCTGCCGCTCGAACTCCCTTCTCGTCCACCTCCAAAGAAACACTGTGTTTTACTTTGTCTAAAGACAAGCGTTCATTTTTGAACACCTGAAAAACACTCCACTCAAATGGTGCTGTGAGTTGAAGCTTCCGGAAGATAGCGTTAACGTTAACCGTGTTCCGAATGCTAATCCGAGGTATTTTGACCGCAATTTTAGTTGGAGTTAAACTACTATACAATTCCCGGAATGAAGTCTGATTCAGATTACCCACTAGTTGGGTCAAATTAACCCCCATTTGGGGCAATATCAGCACCATAGAAAAGTCGTCGTCTCTAAATGGCAACTCTAGAGCCAAACTCTTAAGAGGCTCATAAACCGCCATTGGAAAAAGAGTTTGTTGAAGCCTCATCATTTTCGCCATGTAGAACTTGGAGTCACCCGTCGCATGGAACTTTTCCTGTCTCGAGTTTGCAACATCGAACTGGTTTTCCCACTCGCCCCGGAAAGCGATTGCATTCAGCAGGATGAACCGCGTGTTCGGGTTCAAGTCCCTCGGCAGAAGAATACTATCAATTCTGCCGGAGGTTGTAAGCTTGGCCCATTCGTTCGCGTCGTTGATAAGTCGTGCGGTGTCCATCCACGGATCCCGTTGGATAGAAGCGTTCAGGTTGTATGCGCCCGACTCGAAAGCTGGGCTGAATTCATCCGTTCCAATGGCGAAAGCTTTCGTTCCGAAAGCGAGTGCCTCGTTCCGGGACAGAATCGATAGCTGGCGACGGTACAGCTCTATCGTCTTCGCCATATTCTCTTCCAGGTGTAATTTGTCCCGCATTTGCCGGAGTGTGTAGCGATCGTTGACGGTACTGGCCATCAGAGTCATGCCCATGTGAAGCGTGAAAGGCGACGTAACGATGTTTCGGCGTTCGTTAAAAATTGCCTTTGAGTGCGGAAATGTTAATGCTAAATCTGTAAACACGTATTTGTTTGACTCACCTGGAAAAATTTCCATTGCCAATTCCCGCTGAGGAACAGGTCTTGATCTCTTGCGATGATAGTGGTCGCAAGGCCAACCAGTAGAATAAGAACTTCACTGGGTCGAATCATGTTGGGAATAAGCTATGAGTATTGATCCACGGGCATATATAGGCTTACCGCGAGCGACAATTGAACTGTAACTGAAATGTTTACGACCATCTGGTAACGCAACAGCGGAGAGAACGATTCAGTTTGTGATTGTTGTTATTACAACATGGTTGTTGTTTTGATTTCTGATTGCAAAAGACGTTTAGTACTTGTCGTTCTGATTCAAAATTCGAAGCCTGGCATGTCTTGTTCTGGTTCTTCTAGCCGGATAACGGGAAAACGTTAACTTCAAGAACAGAGGATCTCCAATCGAAGGCCCATTTTAAAGAACGGTGAACGCAAAGCAATTTTCTACGACAAAATTGCACTTGGTCGATGATCTGAAATAAATTCTTGGTTTTGTGGA
The Toxorhynchites rutilus septentrionalis strain SRP chromosome 2, ASM2978413v1, whole genome shotgun sequence genome window above contains:
- the LOC129771095 gene encoding cuticle protein CP14.6-like, with the protein product MYRTGINMMKFVLVCVISVGAILAAPPLKNLNDDPNGIALVRYNSDNNNEAGYKFTYEQSNKQIFSELGAPRDVSGGAKILAVEGAYTFVAPDGQTYWVNYRADENGFLPKSGTGTTGGIQAGQDAPVKN
- the LOC129767757 gene encoding leukocyte elastase inhibitor-like, producing MAKLLLILTALVIAGAQAELSDFTTSSTRFGFDFFKKAYNPSENAILSPLSIHSSLSMFYQLAGEKVTPEMQKHLYLPTDKSKAADDLRNWLAAGQDSNKNADALKTRSKIYHTNAKLKPDVIPLLHGQFGAEVESADFTEAEQVVRSVNAWVDQATGGLIKEFMDAGDVRDDNDLMLLNVVALSASWRVPFDPTHTEKTTFHFVNGDHDADMMYLEGDFPYTLDAENHCYAVELEYSEDTDLSMVLILPTEEHTLEQVVQRLSLDMYIALDSSLRSTKATVTIPKFTMRMKLDAKEQLKEMGLKAMFEKLDLNILARDKSRLGEVKQMSFIKVDEKGTEAVAATEIQAVGRSGGTQFIANRPFLYLIRKRSNKNIIFIGHFSVHES
- the LOC129768429 gene encoding serpin B8-like is translated as MIRPSEVLILLVGLATTIIARDQDLFLSGNWQWKFFQAIFNERRNIVTSPFTLHMGMTLMASTVNDRYTLRQMRDKLHLEENMAKTIELYRRQLSILSRNEALAFGTKAFAIGTDEFSPAFESGAYNLNASIQRDPWMDTARLINDANEWAKLTTSGRIDSILLPRDLNPNTRFILLNAIAFRGEWENQFDVANSRQEKFHATGDSKFYMAKMMRLQQTLFPMAVYEPLKSLALELPFRDDDFSMVLILPQMGVNLTQLVGNLNQTSFRELYSSLTPTKIAVKIPRISIRNTVNVNAIFRKLQLTAPFEWSVFQVFKNERLSLDKVKHSVSLEVDEKGVRAAAVSAVSMVIRSEAPSFSADRPFVYAVIKKSQQFPLFIGNYAFPIGETPLPV